From Seriola aureovittata isolate HTS-2021-v1 ecotype China chromosome 16, ASM2101889v1, whole genome shotgun sequence, one genomic window encodes:
- the daxx gene encoding death domain-associated protein 6, producing MAVAPASMADKIIVLDDDDEEIDQPSCAASTSSSEHQAKNVSSLKLPQPAPTHITQSPFASAKKQTHVLQAENERLFTEFVEHCSAVTQDCPEVLTFLQAKHAKASPDYLSSVEFRNTLGRCLTRAQANRSKTFVYINELCTVLRQHTAKKRQILTKVESGPSTSSSNNLQSTSVVLKSKDKTKGKTDEAEDGGKPAAGDEQPSTSGLQEDNKEEQQEAERIAKRASRKQIAYLENLLKVYNDEICRLQQTELSLDDLGAEDSLYIQEHKLKRKMIKIYEKLCELKDCGTLTGRVIEQRIPYKSTRYPEINRRIERFINSPEAQRNPPDYQDILQQVLRANERHNLCLSRKQLRQMAQDAFRETGSCIQNRRHLDLVYNFGSHLTDNYRPAQDPALSDPSLQRKLRTNREVALTRLEEVITKYAVKQEDTEEQERSKRLEKDGKKKEGNKSEKEERTKEVNGVAEDEEEIEAEEEEEEEDDDEEEDESSDPDIEEEIQASTQQGGPDDDENGEENGNEAEQMVDGANKEDQTDEMLGSVKDEEEEPVTSGLSPLSDDSKSQISLSDIPSPRDSPSQSEPMQTDDNRPLSNGDLAGSEEPVDSSNHVSLVLVSTTKDPGDVSPASTNGVSLPLPPAVILKKCDTQTTTGTSPPPSPKATRSRKRKREEKTSENSQNMKHAITQDSEVEIPLDMGVFSCNSPHQAEPSRADTPTQDLVSSSQSTPPPKKNKVNVATQCDPDEIIVLSDSD from the exons ATGGCGGTGGCTCCCGCCTCGATGGCGGATAAGATCATAGTCCTTGATGATGACGACGAGGAGATCGATCAACCCTCCTGCGCTGCCTCCACCTCGTCCTCTGAGCATCAAGCCAAAAATGTGTCCTCACTCAAATTGCCGCAGCCGGCCCCCACCCACATTACCCAGTCACCCTTTGCCTCAGCGAAGAAGCAAACCCATGTTCTCCAGGCAGAGAATGAGAGGTTGTTCACTGAG TTTGTGGAGCACTGCTCGGCTGTCACGCAGGACTGCCCCGAGGTCTTGACCTTCCTACAAGCAAAACATGCCAAGGCCTCCCCTGACTACCTGTCATCCGTGGAGTTCAGGAACACCCTGGGACGATGTCTGACTCGCGCTCAGGCCAACCGCTCGAAAACATTTGTGTACATCAATGAGCTGTGCACGGTACTCAGGCAGCATACTGCCAAGAAGAGGCAGATCCTCACCAAGGTTGAATCTGGACCTTCTACCTCATCATCAAATAATCTCCAATCTACCTCTGTTGTGCTCAAAAGTAAAGACAAGACTAAAGGTAAGACGGATGAGGCGGAGGACGGGGGGAAACCGGCTGCTGGAGATGAGCAACCTTCCACCTCAGGGCTGCAGGAGGACAATAAGGAGGAGCAACAAGAAGCGGAGAGAATTGCAAAGAGGGCGTCCAGGAAACAG ATAGCGTACCTGGAGAACCTCCTGAAGGTGTACAACGATGAGATCTGCCGCCTGCAGCAGACTGAGCTGAGTTTAGACGACCTGGGAGCTGAGGACTCTTTATACATCCAGGAGCACAAGCTCAAACGCAAG aTGATTAAAATTTATGAAAAGCTGTGTGAGCTGAAGGACTGCGGCACACTGACGGGCCGAGTCATTGAGCAGAGGATCCCCTACAAAAGCACTCGGTATCCTGAGATCAACAGAAGG ATCGAGCGTTTCATAAACAGTCCCGAGGCACAGAGGAACCCTCCGGATTACCAAGACATCCTCCAGCAGGTGCTGCGCGCCAACGAACGCCACAACCTGTGCTTGAGCAGAAAGCAGCTGAGGCAGATGGCCCAGGACGCCTTCAGAGAGACCGGGAGCTGCATCCAGAATAGACGTCACCTGGACCTCGTGTACAACTTTGGTTCGCATCTCACCGACAACTACAGACCTG CACAAGACCCAGCTCTGTCAGACCCCTCACTGCAGAGGAAGCTGCGAACGAACAGAGAAGTGGCTCTAACCCGCCTGGAGGAGGTCATCACCAAGTACGCTGTGAAAcaagaggacacagaggagcaggagaggagcaAACGACTGGAGAAAGATGGCAAGAAGAAAGAG GGCAACAAAtctgaaaaggaagaaagaacgAAAGAGGTGAATGGAGTGGCAGAGGACGAAGAAGAAATTGAGgcggaagaggaggaggaggaggaggatgacgatgaagaagaagatgaatcATCAGATCCAGACATAGAGGAGGAGATCCAGGCCAGCACGCAGCAGGGTGGACCAG ACGATGATGAGAACGGGGAAGAGAACGGTAACGAGGCGGAGCAAATGGTGGATGGCGCCAACAAGGAGGATCAGACAGACGAGATGTTGGGAAGCGTtaaagatgaggaagaagagccAGTCACAAGTGGACTCAGTCCTCTTTCTGATGACAGCAAGTCCCAAATCTCTCTGTCGGACATCCCCTCCCCGAGAGACAGCCCCAGCCAATCGGAGCCCATGCAGACTGATGACAACAGGCCGTTGTCTAATGGTGACCTTGCAGGGTCAGAGGAGCCTGTGGATTCGTCCAATCATGTTTCATTGGTGCTGGTAAGCACCACCAAGGACCCTGGAGACGTCTCCCCAGCCTCAACCAATGGGGTGTCGTTACCCCTGCCACCAGCAGTGAtcttaaaaaaatgtgacaCTCAAACCACCACTGGCACGTCGCCGCCGCCGAGCCCCAAAGCTACGAGGAGCcgcaagaggaagagggaggagaaaacatCAGAGAACTCCCAAAATATGAAGCACGCAATCACCCAGGACAG tgagGTAGAGATCCCTCTGGACATGGGCGTTTTCAGCTGCAATTCTCCACATCAGGCCGAGCCCAGCCGAGCAGACACTCCCACCCAGGACCTGGTCAGCAGCTCGCAGTCAACGCCGCCTCCCAAGAAAAACAAG